ACGACACGAGCGTCCTCGTGCCGTCGCTCCCCGGCCGCCGGCTCTACGCTTCCGTCCGGTTCTCGTTCTAGACCGCAGTACCCTTCCACACAGCCTCAACTGCTATGCGAATCCCTCTGCCCCGCCTTCTGGCTTCGTTCTGCTTCTGCGCGCTCCTCACGCTCGCGGCCTGCGACAGCGCCGACCCGATGAATGACCCGGGACCCGACGACCCGGGGCCAATCGATCCCCCGCCGCCGCCGCCGCCGCCGGACGATGACCCCGTTCCCGTCCCGCTGCCCGTCGTCACCGTCAGCGACGTGGCGGCCGACCCCGCGATGGGCGGGGGCGGACCAGGCTCCGGCACGGGCCGCTTCACGCTCTACGACCTCGACGAGAACGAGGTGGTCCTGTCCTGGGCCGAGGAGGACCAGGCCGTCCGAGACGCCGCCATCAACTCGCCCACCTGGGACATCGGCTTCCAGAGCACCACGATCATCTTCAACGGCGGCGACAGCGGCCCCGGCATGGGGACGGCGCAGGTCCTTGAAGACCTCTTCGCCGACGTGACCGAGGCACCCGCTAACGGCTACGCCGCCGACGGGGCCAACGCCGACTGCTCGACCGGCTTTGCCGTCTGCACCGGCTCCGACAACGGCTGGTACAACTACAACTTCATGACCAACATCGTCTCGCCGCTCCCCGGACGGACGATCGTCATGACGACCGGCGAGGGCGACTACGCGAAGGTGCGCGTGATGAGCTACTACCAGGGGGCCCCGACCGACCCCGACCCGTTCTCCGACCCGAGCCGGTACTACACGTTCGAGTACGTCCTGCAGCCCGACGGCTCGCGCAACCTCGAAACGACGATCCCGGACGACGAAGGCTAAACCGCCTGCCGCGCCCGTCCAGCCCCAGCTCCATGCCCACCCCGTCCGCCTCCGCCCTCGCCGACCCCGTACTCGCACGCTGCACCGCCGGATACGTGCGACGCTGTCCGTGCTGCTCGGGGTTCGAGCTGCGCTTCGACGGCACGACGATCACGCTCTCCGCTGCGCAGCTTCGCCAGCTGAGGTCCACGCTTAGTGCGGTCTGCAGCGAAGCCGGGCGGCCGGGCGCGTGCTGGGGCTGGACGCTGCGCGTCCGAACGTCGTCGCAGCAGGCCTCCTTCCTGCTGTGGACCGCCGAAGCCGAAGCATTGGGCGTCCTCCTCGACGAGGCGCTGGCGACGCTGGACCTGGACACCCTACTCGTCGACGTGCTCGGGCCGCGCCCGCCGGCCGTCTCGTGATCGGGGCCCGCCCCTCACCGGCCGTACCCATGCACGCGTCCTCTTTCACAAATCTCGCTTCCTCAGTGCAGCCCTGACCCCCTCGGCACCTTCGGTTCCGAGGAGCGGCACAGGCGGTGCTGAGCACAGAAACCCGGCCGGCTGGCCCACACAAGGCGTGGTGGGACGCCCGTGGGCCCGTCGCCGGGGTTATACTTAGGCTCATCCGGGCAGACTTGACCAGCAAAGCCTGAGCGAACGGGCGCGAAGCAAGGCGCGCGAGCAGCCAGGCGCAGCCCAACGGGCGTCGCGGATGGACCACCAGCCGGCCCAGCGCCGGCGAACGCGTGACCGCTCGGCGGGTCACGGCCGTCGAACAGACCAGCACCGTACCGCTATGACTTGGCATCGCATCGTCCCCAGCCTCGCTCTCGCCGCCATCCTCGCCGGGTGCGCGGGCGACCCGGCACCCACGCCCGCACCTGGGGCAGAGCCGGCCTCGGTCGTCGGCACGGACGGGGTCGAACTCGCCGATGCGGACCCGACGCGGATCGTCACGCTCGGCGGGCCGGTGACGGAGATCGTCTACGCCCTCGGCCTGGGCGACCGGGTGGTGGGGACCGACGCGTCGAGCCTGCACCCGGACGAGGTCATGGAGAAGCCGCGGCTGAGCTACTTCCGCCGCATTTCGGCCGAGGGCGTGCTGTCGCTCGACCCGACGCTCATCATTGCCCTCGACGGGATGGGGCCGCCGCCGGTCGTCGACCAGCTTCGGACGGCCGGGGTGCCGGTCCTGCTCGTCCCCGAGACCGAGGCGATTGAGGAGGCCGAGAACCGCATCGAGACGCTCGGCGCGGCCCTCGACCGGCGCGCCGGGGCCGACTCGCTCGTTGCCCAGATGCAGGCCGACCTCGCTGAGGCCGCCGCGATGCGCCCGGAGCAGGCTCCGAAGGCGCTCTTCGTCTACGCGCGCGGAGCCGGCGTGGTCAACGTCTCCGGCAGTGGCACGGCGGCCGACCTCGTCATGCGCCTCGCCGGTGCGGAGAACGCCGTCACCGAGTTCGACGGGTTCCAGCCACTCACGGCCGAAGCGGCGGCCGAGGCGGCCCCCGATGTCGTCGTGATTCCGGCGCGGGGGCTCGAGAGCCTCGGCGGGGCCGACGGCCTCTTCCGGCAGCCCGGCCTCGCCCAGACGCCCGCGGGCCAGAACCGCCGCGTGATCGCCATCGACGACGCGCTGCTGCTCGGGCTTGGGCCGCGCGTCGGCGAGGGCATCAAGCGTCTTGCCGGAGCACTCGCCGAGGTCTCGGCACCGCCCGCCGTCACGGCGCAGCGATGAGTGCCTCGCTCTCGGTCCTGCTTGACGGTGCCCGAGCCAGCGATGCGACGACGCCCCCGGCCGCTGCGGTGCCGTCGGCCGACCCCCGCGCGCGCCTCGTGCTGGGCAGCCTCGGCCTGGCCCTGGCCGGGGCGATGCTCTTCTCGGTCGGCGTCGGGGCGGTGGCCATTGAGCCGACACAGGTGATTGCGATCCTCGCGGCGAGCGTGGGGCTAGAGACGCCCTGGGCCTACGAGGCGCAGCAGGCGCTCGTACTGACCGGCATCCGCCTGCCGCGCGTGCTGCTCGGTGCGCTCGTCGGGGCCGCGCTCTCGGTGAGCGGGGCGCTCATGCAGGGCCTCTTCCGCAACCCCCTCGCCGACCCCTCGCTCATCGGCGTCTCGAGCGGTGCGGCCCTCGGCGCGGCGACCATGATCGTGCTCGGCGGGACGCTCCTCGGCGGCGTGCTCCTCGGCGCGCTCGGCATCGCCGTGGCGGCCTTCGGGGGCGGGCTCGTGGTGACCGTGATCGTCTACCGGATTGCGACGCGCGGACGGCGGACCTCGGTGGCGACGATGCTGCTGGCGGGGATCGCCCTCAACGCGCTCTGCGGCGCGGGCACCGGCGCGCTGGTGCTGCTCTCCAACGACGGGCAGCTCCGCGACCTCACCTTCTGGACGCTCGGCAGCCTCGGCGGGGCGACGTGGGGGACGCTCGCCGTCGTCGCGCCGCTGGCGGGGATCGCGCTCGCGGCGACGCCGCGCCTCGCGCGGGCACTCAACGCGCTCCTCCTCGGCGAGTCCGAGGCCCGCCACCTCGGCATCAACACCGAGCGTGTGAAGCGGACCGTGATCGCGCTCTCGGCGCTCGCCGTGGGGGCCGTCACCGCCGTGAGCGGGCTGATCGGGTTCGTGGGCCTCGTCGTGCCTCACCTGATCCGCCTCGCCTTCGGGCCGGACCACCGGCTGCTGCTCCCAGCCTCCGCGCTCCTCGGCGCGACCCTGCTCGTGGCGACGGACCTTTTTGCTCGTATCCTTATCGCGCCGGCCGAGATTCCGATCGGCATCCTCACGGCGCTCGGCGGCGCCCCGTTCTTCCTCGCCCTTCTCCTGCGCGGCCAGCGCCGCAGCGCTCTCTGACCTCTCTCCGCATGGACATCTACCGCACCACCATCACCGTTGCCTCGATCCTCATCCTCACGGGCGTCGCGGCCTACGTCGGCTCCGGCACGAACAGCGTCACGGCGCTGATCCCGTCCTTCCTGGGCCTGGCGATTGCCGGGCTGTGGGCGCTCGCGCGGGCCAAGCCGGACCTCGGCAAGCACGCCATGCACGGCGTCGCAGTCGTGGCACTCCTCGGGGCGCTCGGCAGCCTCGGGCGCGTCGTGCCGGCGCTCCTCGGCGGCGACATTGCCCTCCCGGTCGCGTTCGCGGCGCAGCTCGTGACGACGGTGCTGTGCGTGTGGCTGATCGTGGCGGCGGTCCGCCACTTCCGGGCCACGCGCCGCGCCTCCGTCTGAGTCCACCGGTCGTTTCCGTGCTTGAACTCCGCGACCTCACCTACCGCATCCGCGAGAAAGCGCTCGTCGAGGGCGTCGGCCTCGCGCTGCATCCGGGCGAGGTGGTGGCGGCCGTCGGGGCCAACGGGGCGGGGAAGACGACGCTGCTCCGCCTGCTGAGCGGGGAGCTGACGCCGACGAGCGGGTCGGTACACCTGGACGGCCGGCCGCTCGCGGACGTCGACCCGGAGCGGCTGGCGCGGCGACGGGCCGTGCTCCCGCAGCAGTCCGCGCTGACGTTCAGCTTCTCGTCGGTCGACGTGGTCCGGCTCGGGCGGACGCCGCACGCGACGACCGGGGCGACCGACCTCGACATCGCCCGCGCCGCGATGGAAGCGGCGGGCGTGGCGCACCTCGCCGCGCAGCGCTACCCGACACTCTCCGGCGGCGAGCAGCAGCGCGTCCACCTCGCCCGGACGCTCGCCCAGATCTGGGAGGCCGACTCGGACTCGGACAGCGGGCGCTACCTCCTGCTCGACGAGCCGACGGCCAGCCTCGACCTCGCGCACCAGCACGCCGTGCTCCGCATCGCCCGGCAGTGCGCCCAGGCCGGCTTCGGCGTCCTCGCCGTGCTGCACGACCTCAACCTCGCCGCGCAGTACGCCGACCGCATCGCCGTGCTGCGCCGAGGCCGGCTCATGGCCGAGGGCACCCCTGCCGGCGTCCTCACGGCGGAGACGATCTACGACGCCTTCGACATCGCCGTCCTCATCGCCGAGCACCCGCGCGTGGACTGCCCGCTCGTCGTCCCCATCCCGGAGCACGACGCCGCCTCGCCGGCTCCGTCGCCGGACGCGACCCGCCAGGCCGCCGCCCTCTCATAGTTCCCTACACCGCACCGTCCCCATGCTTACGACCTCCGAGCCCCTCGCCGAACTGAAAGAGCGCTGGACCGCGTACCGCCGCGAGAACCCCAGCGTCCGCATCCGCAACGCTGCCGCCGAACTCGGCGTGAGCGAGGCCGAACTCGTCGCCACGAGCGAGGGCGACGGCGCGACCCGGCTCGACGGCGGCTGGGGTGCGCTCCTGGAGGAGGCCGAGACGATGGGCGAGGTGATGGCGCTGACGCGCAACGACGCCTGCGTCCACGAGAAGACCGGCACCTACCGCAACGTCAAGCTGATGGAGAAGCACGCGATGGGACTCGTGCTCGACGAGGACATCGACCTCCGCCTCTTCCTCGGGCGCTGGCGCTTCGGGTTCGCCGTCGAGACCCCGTGGGACGGCGCGAAGGACGGCCTCCGCCGCAGCCTCCAGTTCTTCGACGCCCACGGCACGGCCGTCCACAAGGTCTTCCTCAAGCGCAAGAGCGACATCGAGGCCTACGACCGCCTCGTGGCGAAGTACCGCCACGCCGAGCCGGAGGCCGCCCTCGGCATCGAGCCCGTCCCGGAGCCTGAGCCCGAGACGCCCGACGCCGACCTCGACCGCGCCGCCTTCCTCCAGGCGTGGGCCGAACTCAAGGACACGCACGACTTCTTCCCGCTCCTGATGAACCACGGCGTGGGCCGCCTCCAGGCGCTCCGCCTCGCCGAGAACACCTTCGCCGAGCGCGCCGAGCCGGCCAGCGTCCGCCAGATGCTGGAGCACGCCGCCGCCGCCGCGACGCCGATCATGGTGTTCGTCTCGAGTGCGGGCTGCATCCAGATCCACACCGGGACGGTGAAGAAGCTCAAGGAGTACGGCCCGTGGTACAACGTGCTAGACCCCGGCTTCAACCTCCACCTCAACGAGGAGCACATCGACTCCGCCTGGGTCGTCCGCAAGCCGACGATCGACGGGACGGTGACGGCCCTCGAGATCTTCGACGCCGAGGGCGAGCTGATCGTGCAGTTCTTCGGCAAGCGCAAGCCGGGCACGCCGGAGCTGGAGCCGTGGCGCGAGATCATCGCCGGGCTGCCGCGAACCTGATCCCTGTTTCCTCAACGGGCTGCGCACTGCGCGAGGAGGTAGGGACGGCTCGCCGATCCGTCCGCGCTCGGCCGTGCTTGCCAGGGTAGCACGCTCGGCGAGCACGCCCGACCGCAGCCCGGTCCCAGCGTGCGGAAGTCGGCCAGAGGCCGTAGTCAGGCCGGAGCGCACGAGGGCGCGACCGCTGAAGCCGCCGTGCCCTCGCGCGTCCGGCCAGGCAGCCGGGGCTAGCGCGTAACCGCGATGCACTGCGTCCGCCTGAGAGTCGGGGTCAAGCGCTCGTGCGGGCGTTCCGGTTGTGGCCTGCGCGACCCTTGCTTCGCGTTTCAATCTAGTGTACCATGCCACCACTCCACTGGCCGTCACCCGGGACTACCAATGCCCGACCGGGGTGCCCATCGCTGCCGCATCTGCTCTAGGCTGCGGCCCACGCTCGTCCTCGCGCTGCTCGCGTTCGGCTTCGCAGCCGACGCCCTCGCGCAGCGTGAAACGGTGGGGAGCATCGAGGAAATAGGGCGTGACCGGCGCTCGGTGGACTCGACCGACGCCGTCCGGCTGACCTCCACCCCGGTCTACACCCGCAAGCCCGCCCGGCGGCAGGACGCGCTCCACATCGGGGAGCTCGTAGAACTGCTCGAACCGTACTACGTCCGCGCTAACCTCAGCCGTGGCACGACGCGGACCCGCCTCTTCGCGGGCTCCTCCGGCGCGTCCATCAACGTGTTCGAGCTAGAGGAGCGCGGAGCCTACGAAATCCTACCGGGGGGCGTGGACCCGCTGAGCGGGCTAGAGCTTCGCATCCGGCACGGGGTCATGGTCCTCGAACACGCCGCCGGCCGGCTCGACGTGTGGGTCGACAGCACCCTCATGCGCATCTTCGGCACGACGGTGCTCATCGCGGCGGACTCAGCGAGCACCGAGGCGTTCTGCTTTCTCCAGCAGGGCCACGTTGCGTTCCCGGACTACGGGATCGACGCCCGCGGCAGCGACGTGATGTGGCGGCTCCGCGCCGGGGCGGCCCCGGAGCGGATCGGGATGGGCGCGGTGGTGCAGGAGCAGTTCCGCCAGGAGATCCGGCACATCACGCACGAGGTCTGGCCCGTCGCCTTCTGGCGGAAGCCGGGTTTCTACCTCCCGGTCGGGGCAGCCGTCCTCGGCGCGGGCCTCTACTTCCTCCTCAGGCCTGGCGGCGGCGATGGACGCTCCGGTGATGTCCTCATCCGTCTTCCCGGCTGACACGCACGAGGCGTTATGACGGCCTCTCGTCTCTTCGTTCTGACCCTGATCGCCGCGGCCCTCACCGGCTGCGCCGACGAGCACGCCGTCGCGCCTGACCTGGAAGGCGCGAGCCCCGATGTCGTCTTCGATCTCCGGCCGCTCTTCCGGACCGACGACGGCCAGGAGCCCTGCGTCTCCGTGGCGGATTCGCTCACGCTCCTGGTCGAGGATGCGGACGGAGGACGCCAGACCCGCCGCGTGGACCTGAGCCCCGAGGTCGCGGAGATCCGCCTTCCCGTCGAGGTTGAGGCGGGCACCGTGACGTTCACGGCGGAGGTGACGAGCAACAACGGGGCGCTGCTCTACGCCGGAGCCGAAACGACCGTCATCGATGCCGACGCGTTCCGCGTAGAGGTCGAACTCCGCGCCGTAAACGCGGTGCTCAAGGCGTGCAACGTTCCCGCGCCGCTCGTCTTCAACGACGATGCCTTCCGCGGGGCCGTGCAGGTGATCAACCGCGGGACGCGGGTGGCCGCATGGCGGGCTGTCGTGGACGCGCCGCTGTGCGACAACGAGCCGTGCCTCGTCCTGACTCCCGACTCTTCCTCGACCGCGCCGGACGACACCACCGACGTGCTCGCCCGCGCCGACTTCGGAAGTAGCGGGTCGGCCTTCAGCGCGCGGATCGATTCAGAGGTGGGATTCCTCGACCTGCGCTTCGTCATTCAACCCATCAACCCCTCCCTCTCATGGACCCCATTACGCTCATCGTCACGGCGCTCGCTACCGGCGCGGCGGCTGGACTGAAAGACATGCCCGCCAAGATCATCACGGACACCTACGAGGGTCTGAAGACGCTGATCAAGGACAAGTACAACAAACGAGACGCCGACGAGGCCATCGCCGATCTCGAAAAGAAGCCCGCCTCGGAGGGGCGCAAGGCGGTCGTGCACGAGGAACTGGAAGGCGCAGGGGCCGGCCGGGACGAGGCGGTGTTGCGCCAGGCCCAGGCCGTGCTGAGCGCGGTCCGGGAGCACGCGCCCGAGGCCGCCGAAATGGTAGGGGTCCGGCTCCGAGACATCGAGGTGGCGGAGAACCTCGATATCCACGACGTGGTCTCGTCGGGCCGAGGCGTTGATGCCGAAGGGGTGAGCGTCGGGGGCAGCATGCGGATTGGGGGAGTGCGCGCCGGGACCGACGGCGGAGCGGAGCCGGGAAAGCAGCGCCCCTAGCTACGGGCGCTCTGCCGGGCGCGCTCCTCGAAGAAGGCCTGGCGTCGGTCTTTACGTTCAAAGACGTCAAAGTCGGGCGCGACCTCATCGTGCGCGGCGTCGAGGTCCACCTTCCACCTGCGCCGCCCGCGCCGGAAGACCAGCCCTGGCTGGACGAGCTGCGGCAGTACGTGGGCCGTGAGGTCGGTCAGTGGTTGGAAGACGAACTGCACGGCGGGGCGCCGCTCCAGCCCGGCAAGCAGGAACTGAGCGAGGCCGTAGGTCGCCGCCGGCCGGTGCTCGTCAGCGAGCGCGCGGCGGACCGCCTGCTCGATCCGGCGGAGCCGCTGGCCGAGGTGTTCGTCAACGAAGCCCGGTCGCTGCTCATGCTCGGTGCTCCCGGTGCCGGTAAGTCGGTGATGCTTCGCCAGCTCGCCCGCGACCTCCTCGCGCGCGCCGAGGCCGATCCCCACGAGC
This DNA window, taken from Bacteroidota bacterium, encodes the following:
- a CDS encoding ChuX/HutX family heme-like substrate-binding protein; protein product: MLTTSEPLAELKERWTAYRRENPSVRIRNAAAELGVSEAELVATSEGDGATRLDGGWGALLEEAETMGEVMALTRNDACVHEKTGTYRNVKLMEKHAMGLVLDEDIDLRLFLGRWRFGFAVETPWDGAKDGLRRSLQFFDAHGTAVHKVFLKRKSDIEAYDRLVAKYRHAEPEAALGIEPVPEPEPETPDADLDRAAFLQAWAELKDTHDFFPLLMNHGVGRLQALRLAENTFAERAEPASVRQMLEHAAAAATPIMVFVSSAGCIQIHTGTVKKLKEYGPWYNVLDPGFNLHLNEEHIDSAWVVRKPTIDGTVTALEIFDAEGELIVQFFGKRKPGTPELEPWREIIAGLPRT
- a CDS encoding heme ABC transporter ATP-binding protein; translation: MLELRDLTYRIREKALVEGVGLALHPGEVVAAVGANGAGKTTLLRLLSGELTPTSGSVHLDGRPLADVDPERLARRRAVLPQQSALTFSFSSVDVVRLGRTPHATTGATDLDIARAAMEAAGVAHLAAQRYPTLSGGEQQRVHLARTLAQIWEADSDSDSGRYLLLDEPTASLDLAHQHAVLRIARQCAQAGFGVLAVLHDLNLAAQYADRIAVLRRGRLMAEGTPAGVLTAETIYDAFDIAVLIAEHPRVDCPLVVPIPEHDAASPAPSPDATRQAAALS
- a CDS encoding ABC transporter substrate-binding protein encodes the protein MTWHRIVPSLALAAILAGCAGDPAPTPAPGAEPASVVGTDGVELADADPTRIVTLGGPVTEIVYALGLGDRVVGTDASSLHPDEVMEKPRLSYFRRISAEGVLSLDPTLIIALDGMGPPPVVDQLRTAGVPVLLVPETEAIEEAENRIETLGAALDRRAGADSLVAQMQADLAEAAAMRPEQAPKALFVYARGAGVVNVSGSGTAADLVMRLAGAENAVTEFDGFQPLTAEAAAEAAPDVVVIPARGLESLGGADGLFRQPGLAQTPAGQNRRVIAIDDALLLGLGPRVGEGIKRLAGALAEVSAPPAVTAQR
- a CDS encoding HmuY family protein; its protein translation is MRIPLPRLLASFCFCALLTLAACDSADPMNDPGPDDPGPIDPPPPPPPPDDDPVPVPLPVVTVSDVAADPAMGGGGPGSGTGRFTLYDLDENEVVLSWAEEDQAVRDAAINSPTWDIGFQSTTIIFNGGDSGPGMGTAQVLEDLFADVTEAPANGYAADGANADCSTGFAVCTGSDNGWYNYNFMTNIVSPLPGRTIVMTTGEGDYAKVRVMSYYQGAPTDPDPFSDPSRYYTFEYVLQPDGSRNLETTIPDDEG
- a CDS encoding iron ABC transporter permease; the encoded protein is MSASLSVLLDGARASDATTPPAAAVPSADPRARLVLGSLGLALAGAMLFSVGVGAVAIEPTQVIAILAASVGLETPWAYEAQQALVLTGIRLPRVLLGALVGAALSVSGALMQGLFRNPLADPSLIGVSSGAALGAATMIVLGGTLLGGVLLGALGIAVAAFGGGLVVTVIVYRIATRGRRTSVATMLLAGIALNALCGAGTGALVLLSNDGQLRDLTFWTLGSLGGATWGTLAVVAPLAGIALAATPRLARALNALLLGESEARHLGINTERVKRTVIALSALAVGAVTAVSGLIGFVGLVVPHLIRLAFGPDHRLLLPASALLGATLLVATDLFARILIAPAEIPIGILTALGGAPFFLALLLRGQRRSAL